A genomic window from Bradyrhizobium lupini includes:
- the egtB gene encoding ergothioneine biosynthesis protein EgtB, translating to MEPVHTNNVLLSCLEKNVTKQASAPAPAPSLSVDLGGLAQRLEDAFLAVRDETERRAAPLSPEDQQIQSMPDASPTKWHRAHTTWFWEQFVLGEHCAGYRPFHPDFAFLFNSYYVSAGPRHSRNHRGDITRPSADQVGAYRKHVDAAVVKFFRDAGEDKLREIAPLVEVGLNHEQQHQELMFTDILHAFAQNPIPPAYDPDWRFPAATPASEDWLTLNEGIHTVGHVDDSFHFDNEKPAHRALVGPVKLARNLVTNREWLAFMRDGGYRTATLWLMDGFAAVNNEGWDCPGHWREIDGQWHVMTLAGLKPVDPDAPVCHVSYYEADAFARWAGKHLPTEMEWEVAARSGQLNDAFGIVWQWTRSSYSPYPGYRAIEGALGEYNGKFMVNQLVLRGSSLATPEGHSRITYRNFFYPHHRWQFTGLRLADYE from the coding sequence TTGGAACCCGTCCACACCAACAACGTTCTCTTGTCCTGTCTGGAGAAAAACGTGACGAAACAAGCCTCCGCTCCGGCCCCCGCTCCGTCACTGTCGGTCGATTTGGGCGGCCTTGCCCAGAGGCTGGAAGACGCGTTTCTCGCCGTTCGCGACGAGACGGAGCGCCGGGCCGCGCCACTGTCGCCGGAGGACCAGCAGATCCAGTCCATGCCGGATGCGAGCCCGACGAAATGGCACAGGGCGCACACCACGTGGTTCTGGGAGCAGTTCGTGCTCGGCGAGCACTGTGCGGGCTACCGGCCCTTTCACCCTGACTTCGCCTTCCTGTTCAATTCCTATTACGTCAGCGCCGGTCCGCGCCATTCCCGCAATCACCGCGGCGACATCACCCGTCCGAGCGCCGATCAGGTCGGCGCTTATCGAAAACATGTCGACGCTGCCGTCGTGAAATTCTTCCGCGACGCCGGCGAGGACAAGCTTCGCGAGATCGCGCCGCTGGTCGAGGTCGGCCTCAATCACGAGCAGCAACATCAGGAATTGATGTTCACCGACATCCTGCACGCCTTCGCGCAGAACCCGATCCCGCCGGCCTATGATCCGGACTGGCGCTTCCCGGCCGCGACGCCGGCCAGCGAGGATTGGCTGACGCTGAACGAAGGCATCCACACCGTCGGTCACGTCGATGATAGTTTTCATTTCGACAACGAGAAGCCGGCGCACCGCGCCCTCGTCGGCCCGGTCAAGCTCGCACGCAATCTCGTCACCAATCGCGAATGGCTCGCCTTCATGCGTGACGGGGGCTACCGGACCGCAACGCTGTGGCTGATGGACGGTTTTGCGGCCGTGAACAACGAGGGCTGGGACTGCCCCGGTCATTGGCGCGAGATCGACGGCCAATGGCATGTGATGACGCTGGCCGGCCTCAAGCCGGTCGATCCCGACGCGCCCGTCTGCCACGTCAGCTATTACGAGGCTGACGCCTTTGCGCGCTGGGCCGGAAAACATCTGCCGACCGAGATGGAATGGGAGGTCGCGGCCCGCTCGGGCCAGCTCAACGATGCCTTCGGCATCGTCTGGCAGTGGACGCGATCGTCCTACTCGCCCTATCCCGGCTATCGCGCGATCGAAGGCGCGCTCGGCGAATACAACGGCAAGTTCATGGTCAACCAGCTGGTGCTGCGCGGCTCTTCGCTTGCAACTCCGGAGGGGCACAGCCGTATCACCTATCGCAACTTCTTCTATCCGCACCACCGCTGGCAATTCACGGGACTGCGGCTCGCCGACTACGAGTAA
- the grxD gene encoding Grx4 family monothiol glutaredoxin, whose protein sequence is MSIEEFIANEVKSNDVVLFMKGTPQFPQCGFSGQVVQILDHIGVGYKGLNVLESAELRNGIKDYSNWPTIPQLYVKGEFVGGCDIVREMFQAGELQQLFSEKGVAVAA, encoded by the coding sequence ATGAGCATCGAGGAATTCATCGCCAACGAAGTGAAGTCGAACGACGTGGTTCTGTTCATGAAGGGCACACCGCAATTTCCGCAGTGCGGGTTCTCCGGCCAGGTCGTCCAGATCCTCGACCACATCGGCGTCGGCTATAAGGGCCTCAACGTTCTCGAATCCGCCGAACTGCGCAACGGCATCAAGGACTATTCGAACTGGCCGACCATTCCGCAGCTCTATGTGAAGGGCGAGTTCGTCGGCGGCTGCGACATTGTCCGCGAGATGTTCCAAGCCGGTGAATTGCAGCAGCTCTTCTCCGAAAAGGGCGTCGCTGTCGCGGCCTGA
- a CDS encoding O-acetyl-ADP-ribose deacetylase, whose protein sequence is MTQLTRRIGGAELKVIVADITTLSVDAIVNAANTSLLGGGGVDGAIHRAAGPELLAACRKLGGCPTGDAKITKGYLLPARHVIHAVGPVWHGGTRGEAEALGSCYRRALELCGANQLTSVAFSAISTGVYGFPADQAAKIAVHATIEALPAAPLVVDVIFCCFSEKSAALHADALARYGGPCA, encoded by the coding sequence GTGACCCAGCTGACGCGCCGGATCGGCGGCGCGGAGCTCAAGGTCATCGTTGCTGACATCACCACGCTGAGCGTTGACGCCATCGTCAACGCGGCCAACACGTCGCTCCTGGGTGGGGGCGGCGTGGATGGCGCGATCCATCGGGCGGCCGGGCCCGAGCTTCTAGCCGCGTGCCGGAAGCTCGGAGGATGCCCGACCGGCGATGCCAAGATCACGAAGGGCTACCTTCTCCCTGCGCGTCATGTCATCCATGCAGTCGGTCCGGTCTGGCACGGCGGCACTCGCGGTGAGGCAGAGGCGCTGGGCTCCTGTTATCGCCGTGCGCTTGAGCTCTGCGGGGCCAATCAGCTGACCTCCGTGGCGTTCTCCGCGATTTCGACCGGGGTTTACGGCTTTCCAGCCGACCAGGCCGCGAAGATTGCGGTCCATGCGACCATTGAGGCCCTGCCGGCCGCGCCGTTGGTCGTCGACGTCATATTTTGCTGTTTCTCGGAAAAGAGCGCGGCTCTGCACGCGGACGCTTTGGCGCGGTACGGCGGCCCTTGTGCCTGA